Genomic segment of Pochonia chlamydosporia 170 chromosome 1, whole genome shotgun sequence:
CAAGGACCGCAGCCATCGCTGCCTTTGTGAACGCATCATGGTTTGGGCTTTGCTTGCAggaaggctgctgctgtgctcTGTGTAATATGCTGTCAACTACTCAGTGCTCCGTCTATCAGACCAGAACATCGGACACTTGGTCGTGAAATATTGGTGGTCTGATCCCCCGACTGTTTGTCTTGTCAAAACGTCGTGCATCAAGCCCCAGAGCGTCCGAGAGCAACTGATGAAACAATACCCGTCACAACCGACTCCAATACTTCTACGTTGTGGCACTCGACACGTCCAATTCAGGGCAAACGTCTGGTCTAGTACCTTGCCCAGTTCTCACTTCTCAGTCCCAGTCAAGTCCCAGTCAAGTCCCAGTTCTAGGTTGTGAAGTTGTATGGGGCGTAAAATTAAATCGTGTGTCTACCTGACTAATTCTACAGTGTCAAGGGCAAGGTCTCCCATCCGAGCTCCTTGCTCCTGCATGCAAGTACCGTAGATACTTTCTTTCAATTCGCTCACAGTCcaacagtcaagtcaaacaaaAGCCTGCCTCTCCATTGCCAATCCATCGCcatgcaatgccatgccatgccatgcttCCTCTCGATCAATAACATGAACCGCGGCCGCCCAGCCCCCCCGCTCCTAAagacaaaagcaaaaggATTTGCTTTGGTTGGTAAAGAGAGTGCCGACTCCGTAAAACTCCTCCCGCTAACAGTTGTGGTGTCAGTGGcgtggctggctggccactGCAACCAGACGAGGCACCCTCTTGTCCCAAATGACCAACAGTCGTCATCTGATTAACATAGCCGCCTCGATGCTGGGTATACCAAaagcaaaaataaaaatgaAAATcaaatgaaaaaaaaaaaaaaaaaaacagagCCAAAATAACGAAAAGGGTATAATTGTAGCGAGAGCGAGAGCAGtaagaagaaaaaaactATGATTTCATGAGATCGATTCCAAGGTGTAATAATCGCGGGGTTGTGATTTGTGTGGTTGGTTGTAATGTGACGTGCGTGAGCTTGTGTAAATTATTGATAAAAATCATGTGTTTGACAAGGCGACGTGGACAGATTGAGTTACAGGAACTTGCGGCCAAAGGCAGACGCCATCCCGTACCGTGTCCCACGAGTCCATGGCAAGAGCTATGTCCGCCGAACACGGTTCCAGAATCGCTTCATAACACCATTGTCATTTGCCAACAAGTCCTCTTGAtccatggcagcaaactGGCGCTCGATGCTCTCCTTCGAATGACCTTCTCTGGTGGCTGAGACTGGCGATACTGGCACTGGCTCGTCTCTGGTCTGTGACTTGCGTCCGTGGGAACTCTTCTGCCAACCGTAGATTTGTTCCTCGTTAGCTCGAAGATCCGGTCGGGTCAAGGTCATTCGCAGAGTCATCTCCCGAGATGCTGCCGGCGCTTGGGCGTAATCCACCTTGCTTGCATTGACGTCCTTGTCCTGGCTCACATGGATTGGCTTAATGGGTGCTGGCTTTTCCATTGCCTCTGGCGTCCTGGGCGAGTCAGGTTCCGCAGTTGAGGCTTCGTCGCTGTAAATTGACGATTTGCCGTCTTCCAAAAAGTTGTCTGGCCTGCCCAAAGTGCTGGTTGACTTTACTTGTTGCGAAGCTTCCCTCTTATGCCCTGTGTTCTCGTTGCTTTGCACTTCCTCAATTGATGGAAATCCAAACTCAACAGCTTCGTCGAACTTGTGCGGGGATGCCAGGTACACCCGAAGCTTCATCCTTGCGTCTGGGTCCTGGTAATGAGCCGCAGCAGGGTCAATCAAGACGGATGCATCTGGGACTGGATGCTTGTTAGGCGAAATGAGCGACAATGCCCGTGATCGTCGTCGAACATGGCCATGTACAGGTGAGCCTGGAACCGAGGCAATCGGGGACGCCATCAACGGCGGGCTGGCAGTGGTATCCTTTGTCGTTGGTCGGCTCAGTGTAGTTGAAGTCCGGCTGCTAAAGGGGAGCTTAGAAATCGACAGGTGTCGCCTGAATGATGGTCGGTATCTGCTTTGAGCGGGCACGTCTTCGCCTCGCAAATTGGAATGGTAGTCATCCAGGCATAATCTCAAATCCAGGTCCTCGCTCTCCTCCAACCAGCGAAACGACTCATACATGGAATCGGCGGTGGACTTCAGATCAGAGCCAACAGGCGTCGCTTCGCTCGTAAAAGAAACCATCTTGCCGGATTTCGGCTTTGGGCTTGCAGAGCCTGTTGACAGACTGTCAAATTGTGATTGTCGTTTTCCAATTCGAATGATGGATTCCTCAGTTGCATCCAGTATCACACTCTGGCTCGATTTGTGTCTTCTTAACTGGCCGTGACTGAGATGGCGATTCCTCCTGAGCCGATTCTCGTGATGGGCGTAGATCCGCAACGGGTTGCTCTGACACCGACGATGAAGGGCGTTCTCAAGTTCGTCCCGGCCGAAACCAAGTTTAAGGGTTGGTCGCCTATTTTCCTCGTTGCCCGACAATGACGCAGAAATACCATCAggtccttcttggccaaacTCATCTACTAGTTGATAATCCAGATTGCGAATGATGCGGAGGCGCTCGAGTGTGGAGAAGTACTATACGTCGATGCAAGATTGAATTAGTTCAGagccaaaggaagaaagacagCTGGCTGGTTTGGATGGAGTATAGAAAGAAGgagggaagaaagaaatgGTAAGGGCTCATGAAAAGGGAAGGGAGAGGCTAGATATGTATATGGCGAGATATTGGGTTGAGATTGACATGCCCCAGAGACAAGTTGTGCTGGAAGGGGAATGGCATGTCTCAACGCAGGAACGAGAGAGCGGTGGCGCACCCCATGGCTAACCAAATTGTCAGGGAAGGGTACTCAAGTACGCTGCAGTGACATCGCCAGGTCCGGCAAACCCAAAAGGTAATATTTGCAAGTGCTTGGTAGGGAGTACTTTGTACTGCCGTattgcaccagcaacacAGTCCGGTTACTCCATGTGCATGGATGGCCAAATTCTCCATACAAGGAGGACGAAGTAGGagtacagtacggagtacaccCAGGAGTACTCAGTACTCCGTGGAAACCCAAACAAGGGATGCGACCGCGGTACCCATacccaccagccacaacCGACAAACTAACGGATAGCACAGAGTTCAAGTCTGCTCGTTTGTTCGAGCCGCCCGTCACACCAGGCAACTAGAACTTAGAGTCAATGTCCAATGTGAATTGTCAATCCAACAGGCTCTGCTCGCCCATCCGCCCTCGCAGGAACAAGTCTTGCgttgagggtgaggaggtACCTTGCTGTCGTGGCTCGAATCGGCTCAAACTAGAACGCTGCAACTACTTCCGCTAGCGGTCCACAGATTGCACCAATTGTCCCAATTTGTGGTATGACCTCGCCTGCATATGAACCTGTGATGGGGTGGATagagggtggtgatgatgcagggacaaaagcaagcaagggcCACTTGTGACCTCACTGGCGAATAGAATTCACCTCTCAAAGAACCATCGCGCGGGGAGCCATCGAACCGCCAAGGGAGGCGAGCCTTTGGACGCAGGCCACAGGTGCAAAAGTGGCAATAGTATGGGGATGTGTTGCTCATCATCCCTGGTCATCTTCCAGTCTCATGGCTCACCGCCGTGGGCCAGGCCGTGCATTGCATTTGCAGGGGCAGATGGAATAATATTGGAGCCAGGGGGATGCGTCAATGGCAGGGAGTTGGACAGACAGGAAATTCGTGAAATGGAAATGCCAAATGTGAACATGGGCTCGGGCCAAGGAAATCGGGAATAGTTGAGAGACAGAAATGAAATAACAACATTGAGCGAGGAAAATTGAGACTGTTCGAACCAGACGAAGAGCGCCGGAGCTGGACGAGCGTGTAGAAACATGCATCCACCACTGGAGTCCATCAGTTGACGACAACTGGGACATGCATCTCAGGTCCGGGCGCATGGCGTTCTCCTCGCAGCCGAATGTAGCCAAAAAGCTAAACACCTGGCGGCCGCGGGGACGGGGAGCagaagcaagaaagaaaagaaaaaggtaGAGTTCCGCTTTCTGCACACGGGATTGGCATCTCGTGGCAAACTTTTTCAACGAagccttgaccttttttATTCTGCTCGTTCTGCTCCAAGCCTCCTCCCCATGCAACAATTCGCGTCTTCGCTGAGCTATCCAAAAGGGACCACTGCAGGCAGTTACATTGAAACATGCCGCCTTGTGTCTGAATCTCCCAGAGACCAGCTGCTGTGTCCCCATCTGGTCGAATCGCCAATTCCTGTCTCGCTCATGGCTGCATTGtgcttttttgtttttgaaGTAACGTACCTTTCGTTGAATGGTGAGTGGTAATGCCTCAAATTCGTCTTTTGTCGGAGCAAACGACAGCGGAAGCGCATCCGAGGATGGCGATCTCCCGTCCAATGAGGTTCGCGAGGGTTTGAGAGATTGAATGGGACTACTGCTTCGATTCGTGCTTCGTGATGGAGGATttggggatgatgatggtgtagCTTGCTCGAGGGATTCGTTGTCAAAAATTCTCAAGCCATTCTGACTCCGTCGTGAGTTGGCATGGTGTTCTTGCTCTGCATCGTCGCTACCATTCGCAAAACTCTCTCGTGTACGTAGTCGACGAAAGCGCCGGCGAGCGTTCGGTAGAATGTATTGTCGGTTTTGGCTTGCTGTGGAGCTGCTAGAGCTGGCGGTGGTCGTTACTGTCCTGACCGAGGCTGGCAATGTTGAAAGACTATTGGAAGAGCCAAGTCTCGTGCCTTGACTAAGATATCTCACGCTGGTTGAGCTAGCGATAGACTCTGCCATTTCAATACTTGAAAGTGCTTGGGTGGCCATGACGGTTGCAACGCCTGGTGTTGGATCCGACAGCAAGAAGCTGGGGCTGTAATACCCGGCATGAGCGTACTCGACGGGTGAAAGCGAAAGGCAACTGCTCGTTGGAGATTCAAGGTTGAGAAAGGTTTTCATCTCCTGATGACAGACAGGAGAAATTGGACAAGTCAAATGGAGACTGCCTTCGTCGTCCGCTGCCCATCCCTGGTTGTCGACGCGAGCCATGGCTAGCCCAGCAACGAAGCTACCGCCCAAAACGTAAGAATCTAATTAACTGGATAGCCGCCGCACCACTTGAGGCCCCTTtggtgtactccgtaaagcCGGGTGAATTTCGATGTAACCCGCTTCTTGGGAAATGGGCCAGACTTGTCTCTAGGGCCCAGGTTACTGGTCCCCTGGTCCGTTGAGTAACTTTAAAATATAGACCTTCGCAACCGCAGGGCGAGTGCTCCGTAGGTAGACGAAGAAGAGACGATTTGGGGTAGGAGCAAGAGGGAAAGTTAAAGTTTTTCAAAGAGAAGATTACTCCCGAATAACCACAACAAAACCGGGCCTGCGCCTATTATACGAACGCTTCGTAGTGGTTAGATGTTTTCCGATTCTATTACGGCAGGCAGGGGAAGGCGAAGTCGCTTGAGGCGCCCTGACACTCACTTTCTCCTACTTGGGATGGAGACAGCTCTTTTCGAAGCCGTACAAATGT
This window contains:
- a CDS encoding proteinrelated to Gim complex component GIM4 (similar to Metarhizium robertsii ARSEF 23 XP_011411508.1), coding for MARVDNQGWAADDEGSLHLTCPISPVCHQEMKTFLNLESPTSSCLSLSPVEYAHAGYYSPSFLLSDPTPGVATVMATQALSSIEMAESIASSTSVRYLSQGTRLGSSNSLSTLPASVRTVTTTASSSSSTASQNRQYILPNARRRFRRLRTRESFANGSDDAEQEHHANSRRSQNGLRIFDNESLEQATPSSSPNPPSRSTNRSSSPIQSLKPSRTSLDGRSPSSDALPLSFAPTKDEFEALPLTIQRKYFSTLERLRIIRNLDYQLVDEFGQEGPDGISASLSGNEENRRPTLKLGFGRDELENALHRRCQSNPLRIYAHHENRLRRNRHLSHGQLRRHKSSQSVILDATEESIIRIGKRQSQFDSLSTGSASPKPKSGKMVSFTSEATPVGSDLKSTADSMYESFRWLEESEDLDLRLCLDDYHSNLRGEDVPAQSRYRPSFRRHLSISKLPFSSRTSTTLSRPTTKDTTASPPLMASPIASVPGSPVHGHVRRRSRALSLISPNKHPVPDASVLIDPAAAHYQDPDARMKLRVYLASPHKFDEAVEFGFPSIEEVQSNENTGHKREASQQVKSTSTLGRPDNFLEDGKSSIYSDEASTAEPDSPRTPEAMEKPAPIKPIHVSQDKDVNASKVDYAQAPAASREMTLRMTLTRPDLRANEEQIYGWQKSSHGRKSQTRDEPVPVSPVSATREGHSKESIERQFAAMDQEDLLANDNGVMKRFWNRVRRT